AACTGAATGAATCTAGCAATTATAGGTACTGGCTATGTTGGACTTGTTACAGGTGCATGTATGGCACAGATGGGTAATAATGTCATATGTGTAGATATCGATGAGCAAAAGATTGATAAGCTAAAAAAAGGAATTATTCCAATTTACGAGCCAGGACTTGAAGAGATTGTCAAAGAGAACTTTAAAATTGGCACCCTCCACTTTAGCACTGACATAAAAGAAGCTCTTAATAAAAGTGAGATAGTTTTTATTGCAGTTGGCACTCCACAAGGCGAAGATGGAAGTGCTGATTTGCAGTATGTATTAGCGGTTGCAAAAGATATTGGCCGCTATATGACACATCCTCTCATAGTAGTAGATAAATCTACAGTTCCCGTTGGCACTGCCGATAAAGTACGAGCTACAATACAGCAAGAGCTGCAAAAACGGCTAGAAAGCGGTGAAATCTCTCAAGAAAAGTTCAATGAGCTTATGGAGTTTGATGTAGTGAGTAACCCAGAGTTTTTAAAAGAAGGAGATGCTGTCAATGACTTTATGAAGCCAGATCGCGTAGTTATTGGTGCGGATAATCCCAAAAGCATGGAAAAACTCAAAGAGCTCTATGCTCCTTTTACCCACTCTCATGAGCGCTTCATTGGAATGGATATTAGAAGTGCAGAGCTTACCAAATACGCAGCAAATGCAATGCTCGCCACAAAAATCAGCTTCATGAACGAGATGGCACGTATCGCAGAAGCTGTTGGAGCTGATATTAATAAGGTGCGCGTTGGTATAGGAAGTGACAGGCGTATCGGATATAGTTTTATCTATCCTGGGGTAGGCTATGGTGGCAGCTGTTTTCCAAAAGATGTA
The Nitratiruptor tergarcus DSM 16512 genome window above contains:
- a CDS encoding UDP-glucose dehydrogenase family protein; translation: MNLAIIGTGYVGLVTGACMAQMGNNVICVDIDEQKIDKLKKGIIPIYEPGLEEIVKENFKIGTLHFSTDIKEALNKSEIVFIAVGTPQGEDGSADLQYVLAVAKDIGRYMTHPLIVVDKSTVPVGTADKVRATIQQELQKRLESGEISQEKFNELMEFDVVSNPEFLKEGDAVNDFMKPDRVVIGADNPKSMEKLKELYAPFTHSHERFIGMDIRSAELTKYAANAMLATKISFMNEMARIAEAVGADINKVRVGIGSDRRIGYSFIYPGVGYGGSCFPKDVKALEKIALDAGVEPKIVKAVEEVNRTQREYFLSKILNRFGENLQGKRFAVWGLSFKPETDDMREAPSITIIKALTDRGAKIKAYDPKAMEEAKNFWLKNIKNIEYFDNKYDALNDADAMILVTEWKEFRSPDFYEMQKRLKNPIIFDGRNQYNKEKLQGIGFEYYQIGVK